One Ignavibacteriales bacterium genomic window, TATCAGCAGATCGTCGCACGCGTAACTTCCGGCAACTTCATCGCCGTGCATTCCGCCGTCTATGACCACGATAGGAGATGGCGTTTTATTCTTCTTTGAGGAGATAATATAGTAGGGAGTCTGGTAATCGGCTCCAGGCGCGAGATATTGCGGTACGATGGTAACACCATAAAAATTCTTAATTCCATCGCCTGCAAAAGTAAGACCGGAGAGGATCAGGATATATAGTATTGAAAAGCAAATTTTATTCATTCCCTGGTCGAAATTGCTTAAGATATGGAAAAATATTAAAAACGTTGAAAAATTGCCATTCAGAAAGGTATTTGCTATTACTTCCTTTATTTTAAGAGCATCATTTTTTTAGTTGACTAAATTCATCACCTATTATTTGATAATAATACACTCCGCTTTGATAGATAGTGCATCCCAGACGGTATCTGAAGTCTATGCAAATTATCAGCGCTGTAAGAGATTTCCTACATTTGCGTAGGAAATCTCTTGTTTTTAATTCTCGGATTTATTAGAATCCCTCTAGATTTTCAATATTACAGTTCAAATACTCACATTTTCTTAGTTAAGCCCTGCCCAAGGTTTTCTCCTTATAAATCTTAATTTGGAGGACTAGTGATTAAATACATACTGATCATTTTACTGTTATCAAATTCATTGTTTGCATTTGACAATGGTAACCAGCCATCTATCTCAACAATACTCAATCCTGACGGAACCGTAAAGACGGGAATGAACGGAACTTATAATGTTGAAGGATTTAAAATGGAGTACACACATAGTGGAGCTCCAAAATTTGTATCCTCAGATTCTCCGCCTCCTCCGCCCTACTGGGGTACAGAGTTCTCTCCGAAAGGGATGAACAATACTGTATCATCATTAGCAGTAATAGGTACAGACCTGTATGCAGGAGGAATTTTTGACACGGCAGGAGGAGTACCAGCTAACAGTATAGCCAAATGGAACGGTACAACCTGGTCATCGCTCGGATCAGGGATGAATGGTGGTGTGCTTTCATTAGCAGTGATTGGCACAGACCTGTATGCAGGAGGAATTTTTACAACGGCCGGAGGAGTATCTGTTAACTTCATTGCCAAATGGAACGGTACAACCTGGTCATCACTCGGATCAGGAATGAATCTTGCAGTAAATTCATTAACAGTAATAGGTACAGACCTGTATGCGGGTGGTAGTTTTACAACGGCAGGTGGAGTATCTGCTAACCGTATAGCCAAATGGAATGGTAGTACCTGGTCATCACTCGGATCAGGTATGAACAATACTGTAAGGTCGTTAGCTGTAATAGGTACAGACCTTTATGCCGGAGGTGATTTTACAAATGCAGGAGGTGATCCAAATGCAGACTATATAGCCAAATGGAATGGTAGTACATGGTCATCACTCGGATCAGGGATGGATGATAGAGTAAGAGCATTAGCCGTAATAGGTACCGACCTGTATGCAGGAGGACAATTTACCACGGCAGGTGGAGTATCTGCTATCCGAATTGCCAAATGGAACGGCGCTTCCTGGTCATCACTCGGATCAGGGATGAATAATTGGGTATGGTCATTAGCGGTAATAGGTACAGACCTGTATGCCGGAGGTGATTTTACAACGGCAGGAGGAGTATCTGCTAACCGTATAGCCAAATGGAACGGTAGTACCTGGTCAGCTCTCGGATCAGGTATGAACAATATTGTATGGTCATTAGCGGTAATAGGTACAGACCTGTATGCCGGAGGTGATTTTACAACGGCAGGTGGAGTATCTGCTATCCGTATAGCCAAATGGAACGGTACTTCCTTGTCATCGCTCGGATCAGGGATGAGTAATAGAGTATGGTCATTAGCAGTAATGGGTACAGACCTTTATGCAGGAGGACAATTTACGACGGCCGGAGGAGTATCAGCTAACCGTATAGCTAAATGGAACGGCACTTCCTGGTCAGCTCTCGGATCAGGGATGAATACTGCTGTAAGATCACTAGCAGTGATTGGCACAGACCTGTATGCCGGAGGACAATTTACAACGGCAGGAGGAGTAACTGTTAACCGTATTGCCAAATGGAACGGCACAACCTGGTCATCTCTCGGATCAGGGATGAATAATTGGGTAAATTCATTAGCAGTAATAGGTACAGACTTATATGCAGGAGGTGATTTTACAACAGCAGGAGGAGTATCAGCTAGCCATATAGCCAAATGGAACGGCAGTACCTGGTCAGCTCTCGGCTCAGGGATGATTGGTGGTAGTGTATTGTCGTTAGCAGTAATGGGTACCGACCTGTATGCAGGAGGATGGTTTACGACGGCAGGAGGAGTATCTGCTAACCGTATTGCCAAATGGAACGGCACAACCTGGTCATCTCTCGGATCAGGGATGAATAGTGATGTATTTTCATTAGCAGTAATGGGTACAGACTTATATGCAGGAGGTGACTTTACAATGGCTGGAGGAGTATCAGCTAGCCATATAGCCAAATGGAACGGTACAACCTGGTCAGCTCTCGGATCAGGGATAAATAGTTTTTTTAGTGATGTAAATTCATTAGCAGTAATAGGTACAGACCTGTATGCCGGAGGTAATTTTACAATGGTAGGAGGAGTATCATCTAACCGTATTGCCAAATGGAACGGTACAACCTGGTCATCTCTCGGATCAGGATTGAATGATGATGTAAATTCATTAGCAGTAATAGGTACAGACCTGTATGCCGGAGGAATTTTTGACACGGCAGGAGGAAATCCTTCACACTATATTGCCCGCTGGCATGACGACTCTCTAATAACAGGCATTATTGAAAACCCTGCGTATATTCCGGATAAGTATTCTCTTTACCAGAACTATCCAAACCCGTTTAACCCGACAACTATGATCAAATTCGATATACCTAAATCCGGGTTTGTATCATTAAAAGTATATGATATTACCGGCAGGGAAATAACAACCCTGGTAAACGATGTATTGGAGCCGTCCGCATATGAAGTAAGTTGGGATGGTTCACAATTTTCCAGCGGGGTATACTTTTTCAAAATTATAGCCGGAGATTTTGTGAAGGTGCAAAAAATGATGCTATTGAAGTAGTACCTTTTAAAATATTATTCTTTTAAAAAGAGGCGCTCAATTTCCATAGGTGTCTCTTTTTTATTTTTAACTTCTCATCATATTTTACTATTTTGAATTAACT contains:
- a CDS encoding T9SS type A sorting domain-containing protein, producing the protein MIKYILIILLLSNSLFAFDNGNQPSISTILNPDGTVKTGMNGTYNVEGFKMEYTHSGAPKFVSSDSPPPPPYWGTEFSPKGMNNTVSSLAVIGTDLYAGGIFDTAGGVPANSIAKWNGTTWSSLGSGMNGGVLSLAVIGTDLYAGGIFTTAGGVSVNFIAKWNGTTWSSLGSGMNLAVNSLTVIGTDLYAGGSFTTAGGVSANRIAKWNGSTWSSLGSGMNNTVRSLAVIGTDLYAGGDFTNAGGDPNADYIAKWNGSTWSSLGSGMDDRVRALAVIGTDLYAGGQFTTAGGVSAIRIAKWNGASWSSLGSGMNNWVWSLAVIGTDLYAGGDFTTAGGVSANRIAKWNGSTWSALGSGMNNIVWSLAVIGTDLYAGGDFTTAGGVSAIRIAKWNGTSLSSLGSGMSNRVWSLAVMGTDLYAGGQFTTAGGVSANRIAKWNGTSWSALGSGMNTAVRSLAVIGTDLYAGGQFTTAGGVTVNRIAKWNGTTWSSLGSGMNNWVNSLAVIGTDLYAGGDFTTAGGVSASHIAKWNGSTWSALGSGMIGGSVLSLAVMGTDLYAGGWFTTAGGVSANRIAKWNGTTWSSLGSGMNSDVFSLAVMGTDLYAGGDFTMAGGVSASHIAKWNGTTWSALGSGINSFFSDVNSLAVIGTDLYAGGNFTMVGGVSSNRIAKWNGTTWSSLGSGLNDDVNSLAVIGTDLYAGGIFDTAGGNPSHYIARWHDDSLITGIIENPAYIPDKYSLYQNYPNPFNPTTMIKFDIPKSGFVSLKVYDITGREITTLVNDVLEPSAYEVSWDGSQFSSGVYFFKIIAGDFVKVQKMMLLK